The Streptomyces sp. Je 1-332 genome has a window encoding:
- a CDS encoding sugar ABC transporter ATP-binding protein, whose protein sequence is MSDVLSVSALTKTFPGVRALDSVDFTARAGEVHALIGENGAGKSTLIKVLTGVYAPDTGELTYNNRHITFATPLEAQHAGISTIYQEVNLVPLMSVARNLFLGREPRGRLGLIDFRRMHREAEEALKRLGISVDVRRPLRELGVGTQQMVALARAVSVDAQVVIMDEPTSSLEPREVQTLFGVIRMLRDRGIAVIYVSHRLEELYEVCDTVTVLRDGKLVHTGPIAELDRLRLVSLMLGREVGEVREEGVTKFSGDHAPDTQPVLQATDLTMRHHLRDVSVEIRPGEVVGLGGLLGSGRSETAKAIAGALQPDSGTVRIAGRPVRTGSPPAAIRAGISLLPEDRKAEGIVPGLSVRENIALAALPRLSRLGLVNEAAIDSIVDTFMKRLRIKASGPHQKVGELSGGNQQKVLLARWLAMNPKVLLLDEPTRGIDIGAKAEVQKLIDELANDGLAVLLISSDMEELIEGSDRVIVLKDGTVIEELTGATVTEDALMRAIATTGAPDE, encoded by the coding sequence ATGTCGGACGTCCTCTCGGTGTCGGCCCTCACCAAGACGTTCCCCGGCGTACGCGCTCTCGACTCGGTCGACTTCACCGCGCGCGCCGGCGAGGTGCACGCCCTGATCGGCGAGAACGGCGCGGGCAAGTCCACGCTCATCAAGGTCCTCACCGGCGTGTACGCACCGGACACGGGCGAGCTGACGTACAACAACCGCCACATCACCTTCGCCACCCCGCTCGAGGCCCAGCACGCGGGCATCTCCACCATCTACCAGGAGGTCAACCTCGTCCCCCTGATGAGCGTGGCCCGCAACCTCTTCCTCGGCCGCGAGCCACGCGGCCGGCTGGGCCTCATAGACTTCCGCCGCATGCACCGCGAGGCGGAGGAGGCCCTCAAGCGGCTAGGCATCAGCGTCGACGTACGCCGCCCCCTCCGTGAACTCGGCGTCGGGACCCAGCAGATGGTGGCGCTGGCCCGAGCGGTATCGGTAGACGCGCAGGTCGTCATCATGGACGAGCCGACGTCGTCCCTCGAACCCCGCGAGGTCCAGACCCTGTTCGGCGTGATCCGCATGCTGCGGGACCGCGGCATCGCGGTGATCTACGTCAGCCACCGCCTGGAGGAGCTCTACGAGGTGTGCGACACGGTCACCGTCCTGCGCGACGGCAAGCTGGTGCACACGGGCCCCATCGCGGAACTCGACAGGCTGCGCCTGGTCTCCCTCATGCTGGGCCGCGAGGTCGGTGAGGTCCGCGAAGAGGGCGTGACCAAGTTCTCCGGAGACCACGCTCCAGACACCCAACCGGTCCTACAGGCAACAGACCTGACGATGCGCCACCATCTGCGCGACGTATCCGTCGAGATCCGACCGGGCGAGGTCGTGGGCCTGGGCGGCCTGCTCGGCTCGGGCCGCAGCGAGACGGCGAAGGCGATAGCGGGAGCGCTGCAACCGGACTCCGGAACCGTACGAATCGCCGGACGACCCGTGCGCACCGGCTCGCCGCCCGCCGCGATCCGAGCCGGGATCAGCCTCCTCCCCGAGGACCGCAAGGCCGAGGGAATCGTCCCCGGCCTCTCGGTCCGCGAGAACATCGCACTCGCGGCGCTCCCCCGCCTGTCCCGCCTCGGCCTGGTGAACGAGGCCGCGATCGACTCCATCGTGGACACCTTCATGAAACGCCTGCGCATCAAGGCGTCGGGCCCCCACCAGAAGGTGGGCGAACTCTCGGGCGGCAACCAGCAGAAGGTCCTCCTGGCCCGCTGGCTCGCGATGAACCCCAAGGTCCTCCTCCTGGACGAACCCACCCGGGGCATAGACATCGGCGCAAAAGCAGAAGTCCAAAAACTCATAGACGAACTGGCCAACGACGGCCTTGCGGTCCTCCTCATCTCCTCCGACATGGAGGAACTCATCGAAGGCTCAGACCGAGTCATCGTCCTCAAGGACGGCACGGTGATCGAAGAACTCACCGGCGCCACAGTCAC